In the Bacillus shivajii genome, one interval contains:
- a CDS encoding SDR family oxidoreductase, translating into MEQKVIFITGTNSGFGKLALFELAKKGYFVIGTVRDESKKDALLEEARSESIDHNIDIFILDVTNEAQVISVVQQVISKYENIDVLIHNAGFSQGGLIEVTSVDDWVHQFDTNLLGVVRLTKAVLPHMRKRRKGKIINVGSISGRIGLPGMGPYAASKFALEGFSESLSLEMAPFHVHVSLIEAGSFKTNIWDKGIQNVKATKEKDYEQLMETLFVEAKKTSDSAGNPLDVVDVILKICKAKTPKFRYQVGKGVRFVIFLKAVLPWTWISKVITSKFK; encoded by the coding sequence GTGGAACAAAAAGTTATTTTTATTACAGGGACAAATAGCGGTTTTGGTAAGTTAGCATTGTTTGAACTTGCCAAAAAAGGTTATTTCGTAATCGGAACAGTTAGAGATGAAAGTAAAAAAGATGCGTTATTAGAAGAAGCGAGGTCTGAAAGCATCGATCATAACATCGATATTTTCATTTTAGATGTTACAAATGAAGCTCAAGTAATAAGTGTTGTTCAACAAGTAATAAGTAAATACGAAAACATCGACGTGTTAATACATAATGCAGGGTTTAGTCAAGGAGGACTTATTGAAGTTACAAGTGTCGATGATTGGGTACATCAATTTGATACGAACCTACTTGGCGTCGTTCGCTTAACCAAGGCCGTTCTCCCACATATGAGAAAAAGGAGAAAAGGGAAGATCATCAATGTAGGTAGTATAAGTGGAAGAATTGGACTTCCAGGTATGGGCCCATATGCCGCTTCAAAATTTGCGCTTGAAGGTTTTAGCGAGTCGTTATCGTTAGAAATGGCCCCTTTTCATGTTCACGTTAGTCTCATTGAAGCTGGTTCTTTTAAAACGAACATATGGGACAAAGGGATACAAAACGTTAAAGCCACAAAAGAAAAGGACTATGAACAACTAATGGAAACACTGTTTGTAGAAGCAAAGAAAACGAGTGATAGTGCAGGGAACCCTTTAGATGTGGTTGATGTGATTTTAAAAATATGTAAAGCGAAAACGCCGAAATTTCGGTACCAAGTTGGTAAAGGTGTTCGCTTTGTAATTTTTTTAAAAGCAGTTTTACCATGGACATGGATAAGTAAAGTTATTACGAGCAAATTTAAATAA